From a region of the Odocoileus virginianus isolate 20LAN1187 ecotype Illinois chromosome 1, Ovbor_1.2, whole genome shotgun sequence genome:
- the SMO gene encoding protein smoothened, with product MAAARLARGPELLLLGLLLLLGGPGRGAALSGNATRPGPWSAGGSARRSAAVTGPPPLLSHCGRAAPCEPLRYNVCLGSALPYGATSTLLAGDSDSQEEAHGKLVLWSGLRNAPRCWAVIQPLLCAVYMPKCENDRVELPSRTLCQATRGPCAIVERERGWPDFLRCTPDHFPEGCPNEVQNIKFNSSGQCEAPLVRTDNPKSWYEDVEGCGIQCQNPLFTEAEHQDMHSYIAAFGAVTGLCTLFTLATFVADWRNSNRYPAVILFYVNACFFVGSIGWLAQFMDGARREIVCRADGTMRLGEPTSNETLSCVIIFVIVYYALMAGVVWFVVLTYAWHTSFKALGTTYQPLSGKTSYFHLLTWSLPFVLTVAILAVAQVDGDSVSGICFVGYKNYRYRAGFVLAPIGLVLIVGGYFLIRGVMTLFSIKSNHPGLLSEKAASKINETMLRLGIFGFLAFGFVLITFSCHFYDFFNQAEWERSFRDYVLCQANVTIGLPTKKPIPDCEIKNRPSLLVEKINLFAMFGTGISMSTWVWTKATLLIWRRTWCRLTGQSDDEPKRIKKSKMIAKAFSKRRELLQNPGQELSFSMHTVSHDGPVAGLAFDLNEPSADVSSAWAQHVTKMVARRGAILPQDVSVTPVATPVPPEEKANLWLVEAEISPELEKRLGRKKKRRKRKKEVCPLVPPPELHLPALGPAPASSAVPRLPQLPRQKCLVAAGAWGPGEPCRPGAWTLVSNPFCPEPSAPAPMAWAQGRRQGLGPIHSRTNLMEAELMDADSDF from the exons ATGGCCGCTGCCCGCCTCGCACGGGGGCCGGAGCTCCTGcttctggggctgctgctgctgctaggggGCCCGGGCCGGGGGGCGGCCTTGAGCGGGAACGCGACCCGGCCGGGGCCCTGGAGCGCGGGCGGGAGCGCGAGGAGGAGCGCGGCCGTGACTGGCCCTCCGCCGCTGCTGAGCCACTGCGGCCGGGCCGCCCCCTGCGAGCCGCTGCGCTACAACGTGTGCCTGGGCTCGGCGCTGCCCTACGGGGCCACCTCCACGCTGCTGGCCGGGGACTCCGACTCCCAGGAGGAGGCGCACGGCAAGCTCGTGCTCTGGTCGG GCCTCCGGAACGCCCCCCGCTGCTGGGCAGTGATCCAGCCCCTACTGTGTGCTGTGTACATGCCTAAGTGTGAGAATGACCGGGTGGAGCTGCCCAGCCGTACCCTCTGCCAGGCCACCCGCGGCCCCTGTGCCATCGTGGAGAGGGAACGGGGCTGGCCCGACTTCCTGCGCTGCACCCCCGACCACTTCCCCGAGGGCTGCCCG AATGAGGTGCAGAACATCAAGTTCAACAGTTCCGGCCAATGTGAGGCTCCCTTGGTTCGGACTGACAACCCCAAGAGCTGGTATGAGGACGTGGAGGGCTGTGGGATCCAGTGTCAGAACCCGCTCTTCACCGAGGCTGAGCACCAGGACATGCACAGCTACATCGCGGCCTTCGGGGCTGTCACGGGCCTCTGCACACTCTTCACCCTG gCCACATTTGTGGCTGACTGGCGGAATTCCAATCGCTACCCTGCCGTCATCCTCTTCTACGTCAATGCATGTTTCTTCGTGGGCAGCATTGGCTGGCTGGCCCAGTTCATGGACGGGGCCCGCCGGGAGATCGTCTGCCGTGCTGATGGCACCATGAGGCTCGGGGAGCCCAC CTCCAATGAGACCCTGTCCTGCGTCATCATCTTTGTCATCGTGTACTACGCCCTGATGGCCGGCGTCGTCTGGTTTGTGGTCCTCACCTATGCCTGGCACACCTCCTTCAAAGCCCTGGGGACCACCTACCAGCCTCTCTCGGGCAAGACCTCCTACTTCCACCTGCTCACGTGGTCACTCCCCTTTGTCCTCACTGTGGCAATCCTCGCCGTGGCCCAG GTGGATGGGGACTCTGTGAGCGGCATCTGTTTTGTGGGCTATAAGAACTACCGATACCGCGCTGGCTTCGTGCTGGCCCCCATCGGCCTGGTGCTCATTGTGGGAGGTTACTTCCTCATCCGAG GAGTCATGACCCTGTTCTCCATCAAGAGCAACCACCCTGGGCTGCTGAGCGAGAAGGCAGCCAGCAAGATCAACGAGACCATGCTGCGTCTGG GCATTTTTGGCTTCCTGGCCTTTGGCTTTGTGCTCATCACCTTCAGCTGCCACTTCTATGACTTCTTCAACCAGGCCGAGTGGGAGCGCAGCTTCCGGGACTACGTGCT GTGCCAGGCCAATGTGACCATCGGGCTGCCCACCAAGAAGCCCATCCCTGACTGTGAGATCAAGAACCGTCCCAGTCTCCTGGTGGAGAAGATCAACCTATTTGCCATGTTTGGAACTGGCATTTCCATGAGCACCTGGGTCTGGACCAAGGCCACGCTGCTCATCTGGAGGCGCACCTGGTGCAG GTTGACGGGGCAGAGTGATGATGAACCCAAACGGATCAAGAAGAGCAAGATGATCGCCAAGGCCTTCTCCAAGCGGCGGGAGCTGCTGCAGAACCCAGGCCAGGAGCTCTCCTTCAGCATGCACACCGTCTCCCACGACGGGCCTGTGG CGGGCTTGGCCTTTGACCTCAATGAGCCCTCAGCCGACGTGTCCTCTGCCTGGGCCCAGCATGTCACCAAGATGGTGGCCCGGAGAGGCGCCATACTGCCCCAGGATGTGTCTGTCACCCCGGTGGCAACGCCAG TGCCCCCGGAGGAAAAAGCCAACCTGTGGCTGGTTGAGGCAGAGATCTCCCCGGAGCTGGAGAAGCGCCTGGGCCGGAAGAAGAAgcggaggaagaggaagaaggaggtgTGCCCACTGGTGCCACCCCCGGAGCTTCATCTCCCCGCCCTGGGCCCTGCCCCCGCCTCCAGTGCGGTCCCTCGGCTGCCACAGCTGCCCCGACAGAAGTGCCTGGTGGCCGCGGgtgcctggggccctggggagccCTGCCGACCTGGAGCCTGGACCCTGGTCTCCAACCCCTTCTGCCCAGAGCCCAGCGCCCCAGCCCCTATGGCCTGGGCGCAGGGCCGCCGGCAGGGTCTGGGGCCCATTCACTCCCGCACCAACCTGATGGAGGCAGAACTCATGGATGCAGACTCAGATTTCTGA